The window AATGATTATGATATTTTATAATTTGTCAGAAATGGCAGGGATACCTGGAAGAAAGGATGCTGAAGGGCCTCTACAGCTGTTGGCCTCTTGCATGGGTCCCAAGAACAGAGAGCCTACGTGTTCAATATGATTGCTTATTATTAGGCAGTTTGGAAAGGGCAAAATGGTAAATTTAAAACCACTACTTACAGAAATCAAATTCACTGCCTCCTTGCTTGCAGATGGTATTAATGCAGAAAGATTTACACCACCAACCTGCAATGCCAATTTACATCTCTGTTTCAATAAACTGATTTTTTATAGTTGACTTTTGCAACTCATTTTACTCCAAAAGCTTTACAAAAACTTCAAATAATGACCAAAATTGCAAGAGAAAACTTTATATTGCATTTTTAACAACTCTTTTACATAAAAGAACTTAATAATTTAATGCATGATCAAGTAAAATCAGCTTTTCAGTTAATTATGTATCTGCATGTTTATCttaataaaacaaaagaaaatagtTTACATAAAAGAACTTAATAATTCAATGCATGTTTGCATGTTTATCTTAATCAAACAAAAGAAAATAGATTATGTAAAAGaactaaataatttaattaggcaTCTACATGTTTATctcaacaaaacaaaagaaaatagaATCCATAAATGAAGTGTCGGATTCGTTTTTTTAATGTGTATTTTAATATTTGATCATTTGTACTGGTTAGATTATAAATCAAAAACAAGATTATAAATAAATTTTCGAAGATATAAAGCATGATAGTTGTAAAAGATAAATTACATTTTGGTACCTGAGTATagctgatttttgcaattttggtccttatttacAGCGTTTTTTGTCCATGTTCCAAGTATATTGACTATTTTTTATCCCCGAGTATAGCTGATTTTTGTCTCAATTAtatagtcattttacttggaacagggacaaaaaaaaattataagagcCTTATATaatgaccaaaattgcaaaagaagactttttgggaccaaaattgaaaaaatcaGCTGTACTTATTatgtaaggaccaaaaatgtaatttagtcTTTAACTAAAACAAGACAAACTAACCTCTGGAAACTGATAATTGATTGTACTTGCTAGTTCAAGTCCCTCACGCCATGTGCTTTGTGTTGGGCTGCCTATCACACTGCAGATTTTGTAAATTTCATCTGCTTCACTGCATAAAAGAAAACAAGATAGTATTAGTATGTAAAACCATTAATTAAGATTTAAGAGTATGGCATGATTTTTATTTATATAGTTTAAAGGGCCATATACCTTGAACCAGGAAAAAGTGGGCGAAGAGTAAATAATTCAGCCATGATTGCACCCATTGCCCACAAATCTGTGATTGaagtaaaaacaaaaatatattaatattccACAAAAGTTGTAAAAGATCTAAAtaaatatcttataaaaatccaTCAACTTACCAACAGCAGAACCATATGTTGGTGACTGGAGAAGCACCTCTGGGGCCCGATACCTGCATGATCCATGTTTAGATAGCTAGTAAAAGAATGGGTAAAGAAGGAAAAAAAGAGGTAAAAGTTTTTGGCTTATCCATTaagttaagtaaaaaagaaacagtcATGTATAGTTCTCGAGATTAAGTTTAACCCGTTAAAATAATTAAGTTGAAAAGCAACATCTCTACGAGTAAATtgcaaaatggtccctgtggtttccaagTTTCTTTGGTTTTGGTCCCCTAAAGGAAACTTTTTTCATAAAATGGTTTTTATTCCGGTGTGAAAGAACATAGACTCACCAGCGTGTTGAAACATACTCGGTGTATGGTGGTTGGGATGTAATCTCACGAGCAAGACCAAAATCAGCTATTTTTATCACACCCTTTGAAACAAGCAAGTTCTCTGACACCATGAAATCTTTTCATTATAAGCCAGAAAATATTTACAACACAAAATAAATGATAAAGCGACTCTATTCATTCAAGAAAATACCTGGCTTAAGATCACGATGGAAGTAGCCATTTTGATGCATGTATACGAGGCCTTGAAAAACATTGAAGCACCAGTTTCTAATTTCAGTTTCTGAAAAAGGCTTCACTCTGTCTTTCATAAGTTGGTAAAGACTACATTCCTGAAAGAGAAATGTAATGATATTTTATTAAACAAATGTTAAAGAAAATGACAGCTAACACACAATAAGAAAAAGCTGTATACCATGTATTCAAAAACAAAGTACAAAATGTCATTTTCCCTGATAACTTCCTTCAGCTTCACGATATTTGGATGATTCATCTTTCGCAGCGACTGTCAAGGGTAAAAAGGTCAATTTCTGAGCTTAAAGTTATGACAATGGAATGACTAAAGAATGTTGTTACATTGTTACCTTGACTTCTCTCAAATTTATGCATTCTTCCCACGAATAATATTTTCTCTTCATTTTCTTAATAGCAACCTGCACCAGTATACATAAACTTTAATAAATGCATTTACTTAGTTTTGAAAGATTCTTTAATCAAGGGAAACCTACCACTTCACCATTATGTTTGTTCAATGCTCTCCAGACAACCCCAAAGGTCCCATTACCAACTTCCTTGATTATCTTATACCtagattaaaaaatgaaaaaccttGAATGATCAATATGCTTTCACAATCTAGTTTGATAAAGAAGTACAAAGAAAAATCATCTCACCTTTCCATTTTCACGATTACAGCTCCACGTAGTGCTTTATTTATGAAGAAGAGACACAAACATAGAAGAAATAACACGCTTTACCTAGAaaactaaagaagaaactataaaATATGAACCACCAGCCTGGCTGTTGTAGCTGTATCCACCTTCATTCTTCATGCATAAGCAGGCATGTATGCTTCTGATGGACACTCCTCACAGCCTTATTTATAAAAGACACCCGATCAATGATGTGAAGACATTGACAAGGTAAATGAAGCAAAGACAGTTGAGAAATGCAGGGCATCTTGACACTGATCCAGGAATAGATAAAAGCAGAATACTCGTAGCCAACAATAAGACACTTGAAATGGCTATCTCATTTACTCTACTTAAATTCAGTTGCAAAATCTTTGACCAATATCTACTGTAAAATCTAACTGAACCATGGGAATAAAGGACAAGTGTTGCTAAAATTAAGGTCAGACCAACAATAATGCAGCATTTACAAGCAAGATTCAGCCCTACAAGTTGAAAACAGAAAAGGAATGATGTCAGAATACACCACACAATCACTTACTTATTTCCACAAATGATCGCATACACCTCACATAACAAAGTAAATCAGCTTACTTGTAAATGTACAGCGACATATCAAACACCAGTTTCAGGTTAAAATGGCATTACGCCTGCTTAACTGCTCATATACAGTAGGCTCACTAAGTGCAATTGAAGGAAACAAAATGGAAACCTCCAAGGATGAGAAAACGCCAATCGAGCACTTCCTGGAATGAAAAAACCTGTCTCTGGAAACAATCTGACAAAAGGCACACTTGCTCCATGTTTCAGTAGAGATTAAAACCTTTCCAAGctgaaaaaaatcaaataaacataAATTAGCATCAACTGAGTTCATTGTCATATGAACAGAGCTCTATTTACACACCAACAGACAATACTATATACACATACAGACTCATAACTGACCGATTTTGGTCTACCTTTTGCAAAATTGGAAAGATGTAAACATATAACTTAAGGGCAAAATGTTGAAAGTTACATTTAAGTCTTATGTCGAGAAAAAAAATGAACCTATGGAAGATAATAGGATGAATTCTGTTTTACTCGATAGTTTTGACCAAAGTCAAGCACGCAGGCTCACCAGAATATAATATGGATACGATACCTAATACCTATAACGAAATCCAAACCAAATCAAATTAACCTGATCCAAACGCGAAACAATAAAAATCGATCATAACTGAGATCCGATTCTATGAAATCAACAACAAACAAATAATTCAGCCTAAAAATCAATCGCATATCGTTCAGCACACCAATCAAAGAGAAACAAAAACATAGAAACGACGAGATCTAATTGAAAGAGGAGATTATATGATGATAATAGTACCTGGTGTAGGGCAAACGGCATAACCTTAAGGTAGCCACAGGAGGACAAAGGCCTAACTTCAGGCTCTTAgatgagagagagatagagatgaGACACCCCCCACCCACTGTGTTTTCAATtgtgtttgttttgttttgtgcGTCTTCTCTTTCACAGGAACGGATCAGACGATTTGGCCAACCCTAATATTTATACTCGTGGTATATACCTTACGTTCTCTTTGGATGCCCTTGGCTCGATGAATTCTCTTGCGCGTTCTCCTTTTAAAATAATATCCGAAAACAGTAAACAAAATAAATCAATTTTTATTTAAGAAACATAATAAGTAAGCAATGTATttcttttttaagaaaaaaagaaaaaagaagaacattcatataaacaaaaattaaatatcttcatattttttatttttgtttttatttttttcataactATTTAAGACGATGACAACCGTAAAACTTAACATctcaattaaatttaaattaaatttaatgaTACTTGTAATCATCTAAAATATGTAAGAATATAGtagaaacaaaaaatataaagatatttaatttctcatctctgaaattaaaaaaaatagtgaTCCAATATAAATACAAAGAAacataacaaataaaaaataaatactatatgaaaacataaaaaatgaattttaattgaaaaatcgaTTATATTAGACATTTCAATAATGAATATAAACATTTTAGGAAAAATATTTGTTGTGAATGCGAAAAAATAGACATAATATATTACTGAAATTCGAAAATGTCTCTTTTCGAAAATACTGGTCACTTTCACAAATACATAAGGTTATATTATTTTCATATGGCTCAAAATTATGTATCCCTTTTGTGAATATCTTTATAATAAATTATGCTGAAAGTACTTTGTCTTATAAAAAGTTGACtaatgatatttttttaaataaatcttGATATCTTTGCTAAAAATGAGAAAGACAATCGTGAAGTAGTTCacaaatgatatttttttaaataagtctCGACTCAAAATGAGAAATCTGACTCAAAATGAGAAATCTTCATGAAGCATATGAATCTCTATAACCCCACTCATTTTAAAAGTATGAAGTGTTCAATAATAGACATTATTGTTGGAAATAAGATCGAAAGAAAAATACACTCAAAGACAAAAGGAAAGCCTAAATCATGATATTTAAAggagaaaataaaattaaaaaattaatgtgTATAAAGGTTGGaagaatattttattatattaaggtgaaaaataatattttttagctcaaaatacataaaaaaaaaaactacaattttttaTAGCTTTCCGATTTAAAcaattattttatttcttttattaaagttattataTTTTGCAAGGAAAAACAATTATGGATATCGTGTCTccctataaaataatattttatttcgtCGCAATACAATTTTTTCGAAATATGATGATTTTAAGGTAACGTTTGGTGTATGGTTGGATATCAATATACTGAAGTGAACTGGATTGGATAAAATTGAACTGGACCGAACATATTTTTTTCACTATGTTTAGTAAAACTAGAACGGTACAAAGCAAAATATTAAAAATACCACATTGTCCTTAATTCTTAGAAGTGTTTTATTATAATGTTTTTCTATTACTTTTTACTATATAACAATTATCATTGAAAAACTTCAATATGGTATTATTTTGTTGTCAGTATCCAATTCTAAAATAATCTTTTATCTAGACATTTCTAACACACTTCCAAAGTTCAACTTAAAAAAAGAAGATAAAAGAAACGGAGGGAAGTGAGAATAATTTAAAAGAAATTGGTGCTCATCGATTTCATCAAAGTAGGGAAGTGGAAGGAAATGTAATGATCATTTCCCTCCCAACATTCCTTCCGGTTTggaaagattttgagagaaagaacaaaattacaagtttccttcaaaattataagttttcTTCAACTTCTTTCCAACCCGGGAAcacaaaaaacaatttttttctcttcttttttcttattttctctcCTTACTTTTTTTtctcttctttccttttctttgttAAAACTCAAGATCTAGGCGTAATAGATCGAAATTACATTTTCCTTTTAGTAGTTTATGAGGTAAAAATCCCCATTATAGATCCCTTTATCAAATTGAAGCCCTATGGAATGAGTAATAGATGGGAGAAAATGGTGTGGATTGTTGATGAACTATTGATGAAGGTGAAAAGGCAAGGGACATGATAAATAAGAAGATGTGACGGCCTTATCAAAGATGAACAAATGGGAGCGATTATAGGCtgagggtatttttgtcaatTATAGTTTGTCCCAGCGTGTTCCATCCTTTTGGGTGGGACAAAATTTCTATAAGAGCTTACAATCGTAAAACTAGCCAACTATAGTCGTTTTTATATACATTCCCCTATTTGTGTTGTTTTTTACAATGAATGAATGTATTTTTTGCACAATATTAAGATacacatatttttcaaaactaagTTATTAGAAATGATGTAAATTTATCAATCGCCCAATTTATACGAGAGGTGTTTGAAAAGGAGTTTCTCTCCAGAGAAAATTGAGGGTTGAAATCTCGTGATTGACAGATGTATAGTTTTTGAGTAATATTTGAAAGGGTGTATATCTATCTAAAAAAGAAGCTCAACTTATATATTTTGTAGTCCATTATACATTTTGAAGTAATATCCGATCTTTAACTCCATTATACATTTtgaacatatttttttttctttagaaaAACAAACTAATTTTGCCCAAGACTAAATTTGACAAGAAAACATTTCTATCAAATGTCAGTTCACCAAAAACTGACTATATAATAGCATGTTATTCACGAATTCACATACATGATAACTAGATTGGAATCTAGAGATGAAGAGAGAAACAAAGAATATTACTATAATATAAATGAAAAAATTTGAGAGTAATCATTACACAACCTTTGAGATCATTTATTTTAAACGAAGAATCCTTTTTTTATATCATATATCCTAATATCAAGAAATGCAATTTAGAAATAGATAAGAATATTAATAAATTTAACTAGAGAATAAATTTGAAATAAGGCATTGATTAACACTAATCACTCTCATACCCGGTAGTGGACTGAGTATTGAATAAGGTTACAATGTATTATACATATACATGCACTGTAAGGTGTGGTGCTAATGGCATGCCTATTTAACCGTATTAGGAACACCACACCTGGGTACGGTGAGGGTGGAATGTTATCCCGATCACTGCACTCTCtatgaaaaaaaaatccaatttgaCCATTTGGGTTTTAAAGAGTGAAGAGAAAATGAGATGATGTTGATCTGATAGAGGAAAAGTAAAAGATGAAATGAGGGTAGCCTCCGGCCCAAGTGGGGTGTATGGACCTCACTCGAAATGGGTATTGCCTTATATTTTACCATTTTTTGCTTTTAATGAATGTCATCCCCACTTGTGAGAGTTCTTGGTAGTTGGTCGTTGACGGAAGCACATGGTGATACAATCATATCCACATGAGTCATATCCACATGGGCTATTTTGTCCCAAGAGTAGAAGAACTATGTAAATATTGGTAAAAGTGATTTCGTTTCGGAGTAAACTGACAAAAGCTATTTTTAAAAGTAAAGATTCAGCAAAGCAATATTTAAAC of the Lactuca sativa cultivar Salinas chromosome 6, Lsat_Salinas_v11, whole genome shotgun sequence genome contains:
- the LOC111899384 gene encoding cyclin-dependent kinase F-4 isoform X1, coding for MERYKIIKEVGNGTFGVVWRALNKHNGEVVAIKKMKRKYYSWEECINLREVKSLRKMNHPNIVKLKEVIRENDILYFVFEYMECSLYQLMKDRVKPFSETEIRNWCFNVFQGLVYMHQNGYFHRDLKPENLLVSKGVIKIADFGLAREITSQPPYTEYVSTRWYRAPEVLLQSPTYGSAVDLWAMGAIMAELFTLRPLFPGSSEADEIYKICSVIGSPTQSTWREGLELASTINYQFPEVGGVNLSALIPSASKEAVNLISALCSWDPCKRPTAVEALQHPFFQSCYYIPPSLRHKPASTARMSPSVGVNGKGGGMEQKYGYSGHLSSVKPAVHVTSSAKVHASLNTGVHHKVEVNNNNNNNNNNNNYEGPGGVKKEKTYKNSASAAARQPKYRPPPGKYNTTTTVAGGGGGGVSETGDKLGHMTMVGSTRVGPFPIPRQHQQQHAKGWVRNGRSDLFPGRSYDRGYCSKVAG
- the LOC111899384 gene encoding cyclin-dependent kinase F-4 isoform X2 gives rise to the protein MERYKIIKEVGNGTFGVVWRALNKHNGEVVAIKKMKRKYYSWEECINLREVKSLRKMNHPNIVKLKEVIRENDILYFVFEYMECSLYQLMKDRVKPFSETEIRNWCFNVFQGLVYMHQNGYFHRDLKPENLLVSKGVIKIADFGLAREITSQPPYTEYVSTRWYRAPEVLLQSPTYGSAVDLWAMGAIMAELFTLRPLFPGSSEADEIYKICSVIGSPTQSTWREGLELASTINYQFPEVGGVNLSALIPSASKEAVNLISALCSWDPCKRPTAVEALQHPFFQSCYYIPPSLRHKPASTARMSPSVGVNGKGGGMEQKYGYSGHLSSVKPAVHVTSSAKVHASLNTGVHHKVEVNNNNNNNNNNNNYEGPGGVKKEKTYKNSASAAARQPKYRPPPGKYNTTTTAGGGGGGVSETGDKLGHMTMVGSTRVGPFPIPRQHQQQHAKGWVRNGRSDLFPGRSYDRGYCSKVAG
- the LOC111899384 gene encoding cyclin-dependent kinase F-4 isoform X3, with the protein product MERYKIIKEVGNGTFGVVWRALNKHNGEVVAIKKMKRKYYSWEECINLREVKSLRKMNHPNIVKLKEVIRENDILYFVFEYMECSLYQLMKDRVKPFSETEIRNWCFNVFQGLVYMHQNGYFHRDLKPENLLVSKGVIKIADFGLAREITSQPPYTEYVSTRWYRAPEVLLQSPTYGSAVDLWAMGAIMAELFTLRPLFPGSSEADEIYKICSVIGSPTQSTWREGLELASTINYQFPEVGGVNLSALIPSASKEAVNLISALCSWDPCKRPTAVEALQHPFFQSCYYIPPSLRHKPASTARMSPSVGVNGKGGGMEQKYGYSGHLSSVKPAVHVTSSAKVHASLNTGVHHKVEVNNNNNNNNNNNNYEGPGGVKKEKTYKNSASAAARQPKYRPPPGKYNTTTTGGGGGGVSETGDKLGHMTMVGSTRVGPFPIPRQHQQQHAKGWVRNGRSDLFPGRSYDRGYCSKVAG